Proteins from a single region of Trypanosoma brucei brucei TREU927 chromosome 7, complete sequence:
- a CDS encoding expression site-associated gene (ESAG) protein, putative: MRFWFVLLALLGKETRANYYERNALNATAANKVCELSTYLKGVAHRVNSGSAAVMKKLSDLKIKSAQLQLSVMRNSVPSSEKDCKDIRTLLKTVLKNEFTFQQELEEMRNASALAAAAAGLAAGRLEEWIFAFAQAARTTSQFCISVGGSRPAVHDKLQECFRGTIGPETLYKIEDSHVTKSAEKNLQLHEALSSISFSSLGAESIIERNEDRGCNLMRTATDGLLKGGSLSHSFTWGGGVMNFASSVEGKLNVKGGEYGDVTSYGAVRWTEDPNKVSIFGDVIRLFARFEEAKNAVMEKIKTTADELTKCIGHKEAELTNDQLHERQFKAIQNYLELL, translated from the coding sequence ATGAGGTTTTGGTTCGTGCTGTTGGCGCTgttgggaaaagaaacacgtGCAAATTATTATGAAAGGAATGCACTAAACGCGACAGCCGCTAATAAAGTGTGTGAGTTATCGACATATCTTAAAGGGGTAGCACACAGAGTAAACAGCGGGAGTGCTGCGGTTATGAAGAAACTGTCAGATTTGAAGATCAAAAGCGCGCAGTTGCAGTTATCGGTAATGCGAAACAGCGTACCTTCTAGTGAGAAAGATTGTAAAGACATCAGGACACTCTTGAAAACAGTATTGAAGAATGAGTTTACATTCCAGCAGGAGTTAGAGGAAATGAGGAATGCATCGGCGCTAGCAGCAGCCGCCGCTGGGTTAGCAGCCGGAAGACTGGAAGAGTGGATTTTTGCATTTGCACAGGCGGCACGCACGACGTCGCAGTTTTGCATAAGCGTGGGAGGGAGCAGGCCAGCGGTGCACGACAAGTTGCAAGAATGTTTTCGTGGAACAATTGGACCTGAAACCCTTTACAAAATCGAGGATTCACATGTAACGAAGTCGGCAGAGAAAAACTTGCAACTCCACGAAGCGCTATCATCCATTTCCTTCAGTAGCTTGGGTGCGGAGAGCATCATTGAACGAAATGAAGACAGGGGTTGCAACTTGATGAGGACGGCAACAGACGGTTTATTAAAAGGTGGGTCATTGAGTCACAGCTTCACGTGGGGTGGTGGAGTGATGAATTTCGCATCAAGTGTGGAAGGCAAACTAAATGTAAAGGGGGGAGAGTACGGTGACGTCACTTCCTACGGTGCAGTGCGGTGGACTGAAGATCCCAATAAAGTGAGTATATTTGGGGATGTCATCCGCCTGTTTGCGCGTTtcgaagaagcaaaaaatgcggttatggaaaaaataaaaactacCGCGGATGAATTGACGAAATGCATAGGGCACAAAGAGGCAGAACTCACTAATGACCAGCTTCACGAACGGCAATTCAAGGCGATACAAAACTATCTGGAGTTGCTGTGA
- a CDS encoding translation initiation factor IF-2, putative, protein MQSGLCHCVRRVAALGSVANLHHFTNLPSGFSVWTSRRWQSQSSRGQPGLQWQEGVVDPRYSSSGNMRRFNPDTVAHYVKATIQNDRREMGLGEVYDWHEFAKDAVYIPTRSGPLWVGSDDPRCAKFMRRRSKMQKTPQQKARPKPGPDPAKALEDHPLREYFTTATNLRDPLSTANNLHRAGLIREYDIKYTAAKVRYVPRPPVVSIMGHVDHGKTTLLDYLRKTNVASQEAGGITQNVGAFQVKTLGDTLVTFIDTPGHAAFTTMREVGATANDLIVLVVSAVDGVQPQTKEVIELAHKSGIPFVVACTKIDRQPRVENVKQQLRDCNVELEEDGGDTQFVPVCARDGRGVPELLEAIALQAELCEISTPEPSRCEVTVIETNGVNTTTEVAGIVRCGKVRAGQVLVAGMTYAVVRKVLDEHGQIIQEAGPSQPVVLHGFRVHPKPGSVLLQVSSESHAQKFYHFMKEVYQAEGRREDYLQLLNQEQHGMLYARKPDNNLVRTYSTQAFVLSCKAATFGMLQALMKSIYEIPRLEGISTEIKVTEVGGLRDYDVALIGSSGQPGCILLYGGCKDTNTLDVPSHVTVIRFNVLYHGLEALKETLVGALPKITKIRVTAEAECLQVFRASQAGKSGNAGGMRVTKGTIIAAHLTFRVCRKAPLVKGTAETDGVSDNEGVGDEDMLGHRVVVYEGQIKELRRFKELVPSVELGLECGVIMQDEFQFRTGDILQQYETYEEPRDVAEEYQKAELREKIMRDTAAAEALLAESTGGEDKPTEESEVKTTI, encoded by the coding sequence ATGCAGTCGGGACTTTGCCATTGTGTGCGGCGCGTTGCCGCACTTGGTAGTGTCGCAAACTTACATCATTTCACCAACCTTCCCTCAGGATTTTCCGTTTGGACGTCACGGCGCTGGCAATCGCAGAGCTCCCGCGGCCAACCCGGGCTGCAGTGGCAGGAGGGTGTGGTGGATCCGCGGTATTCTTCCTCTGGTAACATGCGGCGATTCAACCCGGATACAGTCGCACACTACGTGAAGGCGACTATTCAGAATGACCGGCGTGAGATGGGCCTTGGGGAAGTATACGACTGGCATGAGTTTGCGAAGGATGCTGTATATATTCCCACACGCTCCGGGCCGTTGTGGGTGGGGAGTGATGACCCCCGATGTGCCAAGTTCATGagacgccgcagcaaaatGCAAAAGACACCACAACAAAAGGCGCGACCAAAACCAGGTCCTGACCCGGCGAAGGCACTTGAGGATCACCCACTCAGGGAATACTTCACCACAGCCACAAACCTCCGCGACCCACTAAGCACGGCAAACAATCTGCACCGAGCGGGACTCATTCGTGAGTACGATATCAAGTATACAGCGGCTAAGGTTCGGTATGTACCACGCCCCCCTGTTGTCTCCATAATGGGTCATGTGGACCACGGCAAGACCACCTTGTTGGATTACCTTCGAAAAACAAATGTGGCCTCCCAGGAGGCTGGTGGCATCACACAAAATGTTGGGGCGTTTCAGGTGAAAACCCTTGGTGACACTCTCGTGACATTCATCGATACACCGGGCCACGCGGCGTTCACTACCATGCGTGAGGTGGGCGCCACAGCCAACGACCTTATCGTCCTCGTCGTGTCCGCTGTAGATGGGGTTcaaccacaaacaaaagaagtgaTTGAGCTTGCACACAAGTCAGGCATACCTTTTGTTGTCGCCTGCACCAAAATTGACCGCCAACCAAGGGTGGAGAATGTGAAGCAGCAGCTGCGTGATTGCAATGTGGAACTTGAGGAGGATGGCGGCGACACGCAGTTTGTTCCGGTGTGCGCTCGGGATGGTCGGGGTGTTCCTGAGCTCCTTGAGGCCATCGCGTTGCAAGCCGAACTTTGCGAGATAAGTACGCCCGAGCCGTCAAGGTGTGAAGTAACTGTGATCGAAACAAATGGCGTTAACACGACAACTGAGGTAGCGGGTATTGTACGTTGTGGTAAGGTGCGTGCCGGTCAGGTGCTTGTAGCTGGTATGACGTACGCTGTGGTCCGAAAGGTTTTAGATGAGCACGGCCAGATTATACAGGAGGCCGGCCCGTCGCAGCCTGTAGTGTTGCATGGTTTTCGTGTCCACCCCAAGCCGGGATCGGTCCTTTTGCAGGTGAGCAGCGAGTCTCATGCCCAAAAGTTTTATCACTTTATGAAGGAGGTTTACCAGGCGGAAGGGCGGCGGGAAGACTACCTGCAGTTACTAAATCAGGAACAGCACGGCATGTTATATGCACGTAAACCTGATAATAACCTTGTGCGTACGTACAGCACGCAAGCCTTTGTGCTCTCGTGTAAGGCCGCCACTTTCGGCATGCTGCAGGCGCTGATGAAATCCATCTATGAGATTCCTAGATTGGAAGGCATTTCCACAGAGATAAAAGTGACTGAGGTTGGTGGGTTGCGGGATTATGATGTTGCTCTCATTGGTAGTTCCGGGCAGCCTGGTTGCATTTTGTTGTACGGTGGTTGTAAGGATACCAACACGCTGGATGTTCCCAGTCACGTGACGGTGATTCGGTTCAATGTTCTGTATCATGGACTTGAGGCCTTAAAGGAGACATTGGTGGGAGCGCTGCCAAAGATAACGAAAATTCGTGTCACAGCAGAGGCAGAGTGTCTACAGGTGTTCCGCGCGTCGCAAGCCGGCAAGAGCGGGAATGCTGGTGGTATGCGGGTTACAAAAGGAACGATTATCGCAGCTCACCtcacttttcgtgtgtgtcgGAAGGCGCCCCTTGTCAAGGGCACTGCAGAAACTGACGGCGTTAGTGATAATGAGGGTGTTGGTGATGAAGATATGCTTGGCCACCGCGTTGTGGTGTATGAGGGGCAAATTAAGGAGCTACGTCGCTTTAAGGAGCTCGTCCCTTCCGTCGAGCTTGGGTTGGAATGCGGTGTAATTATGCAGGATGAATTCCAATTCCGCACAGGGGACATTCTCCAGCAGTATGAGACTTACGAGGAGCCACGTGATGTGGCTGAGGAGTACCAAAAGGCTGAGCTacgggaaaaaataatgcgtgacacagcagcagccgagGCACTGTTGGCAGAAAGCACGGGTGGGGAAGATAAACCCACTGAAGAATCCGAAGTGAAGACCACCATATGA
- a CDS encoding microtubule-associated protein 1A/1B, light chain 3, putative: MPSHYRYQYTRSFAERAKETESARLRYPKHIPILCEPTSAASASTPRDVRLFSTRQQVQRELDCNKFLLPETATVMEFMMALRQRLLLEEGQAVFVFIGNELPPNSACLGDIYARAKDPDGFLYVSYGVENTFG; encoded by the coding sequence ATGCCTTCACACTACCGGTACCAGTACACACGTAGTTTTGCTGAACGCGCGAAGGAAACAGAATCCGCGCGCTTGCGCTACCCCAAACACATTCCCATCCTTTGCGAGCCCACTTCAGCCGCTAGCGCCTCTACACCGCGTGATGTGAGGCTCTTCTCCACACGGCAGCAGGTGCAGCGCGAGCTGGACTGTAATAAGTTTCTTCTCCCTGAAACTGCTACCGTTATGGAGTTCATGATGGCGCTGCggcagcggctgctgctaGAAGAGGGTCAAGCcgtatttgtgtttatagGAAATGAACTACCGCCGAACAGTGCCTGCTTGGGAGACATTTACGCAAGGGCAAAAGACCCTGATGGCTTTCTGTACGTGTCGTATGGTGTGGAAAATACATTTGGTTGA